The nucleotide window CAACAACGTCTTCGGCAAGTCCCTCCTCGCCCTGCTGTCCCAGGACCGCATCGACGACGACGTGTGGGACGAGATCGAGGAGACGCTGCTCATGGCGGACCTCGGCACGGACGCCACCATGGAGCTCGTGGACCGTCTCAAGGCCCGCGTGACCGTGGCCGGCACCCGTGACCCGCAGGAGCTGCGCGGCCTGCTGCGCGAGGAGCTCGTGGCCATGCTCGATCCCTCGCTGGACCGCCGCATCGCCGCCACCCGCAAGAACGACCTCCCGGCCGTGACCATGGTCGTGGGCGTCAACGGTGTCGGCAAGACCACCACCGTGGGCAAGCTGGCCCGCGTGCTCGTGGCCGAGGACCGCACCGTGGTGCTCGGCGCGGCCGACACCTTCCGCGCCGCCGCCGCCGAGCAGCTCGCCACGTGGGGCGCCCGCGTGGGCGTGGAGACCGTCAAGTCCGACGTCGAGGGCGCGGACCCCGCCTCCGTCGCCTTCGAGGCCGTGAAGACCGGCATCGAGCAGGAGGTGGACTGCGTCCTGGTGGACACCGCGGGCCGCCTGCAGAACAAGGCCAACCTCATGGACGAGCTCGGCAAGATCAAGCGCGTCATCGAGAAGCAGGCCGCCGTGGACGAGGTCTTCCTCGTCCTGGACGCCACCACGGGCCAGAACGGCCTCACCCAGGCGAAGGTGTTCGCCGAGGTCGTGGACGTCACCGGCATCGTGCTCACCAAGCTGGACGGCACCGCCAAGGGCGGCATCGTCGTGGCGATCCAGCGCACGCTCGGCGTGCCGGTCAAGCTGATCGGCCTGGGTGAGGGCGCGGACGACCTCGCCCCCTTCACCGCCGAAGGCTTCGTGGACGCGCTGCTCGCCGACTGAGCAGCGCCGCCCGAGGACGGGCATGCGTGGCGTCACAGAGGCGTGTGTGGCGTCACAAAACGGCAGGGTCGGGCGGTGCGCCGCCCCTGCGCCTAGGATCACGGCATCGGCCCGACAGGGCCGGGCGACGACGCCTCCGGGCATCGGTCGCCGCACTGCCGTCCGGGGGCCCGACCGGAAGGTGCAGCGATGAACGACCCGACCACCCTGGATGCCGGAACGGTATGGACCGTCACGAGCGCGGGCCTCGTCCTCTTGATGACGCCGGGTCTGGCGCTCTTCTACGGCGGCATGACGCGCGCGAAGTCCGCCCTCAACATGATGATGATGTCCTTCGTCTCGATGGGGCTCATCGGCGTCGTCTGGGTCCTGTGGGGCTACGGCATGACCCATGAGCCGGGCTGGCTGGGACTCGTGGGCAACCCCCTCTCCGACCTCGGCCTGAGCGATGCGATGGCCGAGGGGAACCTGATCCCCGCGGCCTACGCGGCCACCTTCGCCGTCATCGCGGTGGCCCTCATCTCCGGCGCCGTGGCCGACCGGGCGCGCTTCGCCACGTGGTGCGTGTTCGTGCCCGTGTGGGTCAGCCTCGTCTATGCGCCGCTCGCCTACATGGTGTGGGGCGGCGGGCTGCTCTCCGAGGAGGGCGCGATCGGC belongs to Micrococcus sp. 2A and includes:
- the ftsY gene encoding signal recognition particle-docking protein FtsY, which produces MEIALIISVVIALLVGTVLVGFLDRRPAPPKGAYPGLRDADDPAPGVASGGSHGSTAVLERPEAPDAELLAPAPKHAAPPVVEAAPVETVPVEVEPETTRQLERPEAAGTRLARLRARLLKSNNVFGKSLLALLSQDRIDDDVWDEIEETLLMADLGTDATMELVDRLKARVTVAGTRDPQELRGLLREELVAMLDPSLDRRIAATRKNDLPAVTMVVGVNGVGKTTTVGKLARVLVAEDRTVVLGAADTFRAAAAEQLATWGARVGVETVKSDVEGADPASVAFEAVKTGIEQEVDCVLVDTAGRLQNKANLMDELGKIKRVIEKQAAVDEVFLVLDATTGQNGLTQAKVFAEVVDVTGIVLTKLDGTAKGGIVVAIQRTLGVPVKLIGLGEGADDLAPFTAEGFVDALLAD